The Rhizobium sp. BT03 genome has a window encoding:
- a CDS encoding VOC family protein — translation MAKMIHSMIRVLDETRSVDFYRKAFGLSVADRVDFETFTLIYLSNAETGFELELTVNKGRTEPYDLGNAYGHLAVSVEEVAIERERLTKLGLKPGELVELNRDGKLFGLFFFISDPDGYKIEVLQRHGRFL, via the coding sequence TTGGCGAAGATGATCCACTCCATGATCCGCGTTCTCGACGAGACGCGTTCGGTCGATTTCTATCGCAAGGCTTTTGGCCTTTCGGTTGCCGATCGCGTCGATTTCGAAACCTTCACGCTGATTTATCTCAGCAATGCCGAGACCGGCTTCGAACTGGAGCTGACCGTCAACAAGGGCCGCACCGAACCCTACGATCTCGGCAATGCCTATGGCCATCTCGCCGTGTCCGTCGAAGAGGTGGCGATCGAGCGTGAACGGCTGACGAAGCTGGGGCTGAAACCGGGTGAGTTGGTGGAGCTCAACCGCGACGGCAAGCTCTTCGGCCTGTTCTTCTTCATCAGCGACCCAGACGGCTACAAGATCGAAGTGCTGCAGCGCCACGGCCGGTTTCTCTGA
- a CDS encoding ABC transporter permease, producing MEETSAVRRLDRLGVVLVAGGIAATALMPFIYVKANRIAAGKPMLLTQLLPQPSVVILTALLILTAFAALFLRSAMARLVIATICLAALVVAIGLTSTAATPPGSTVARMTPGGGFWVLFAVIGLVISDALVKIRLAPWMRVAALAAYTALLFISLSSGLLDSLSIMKEFSTRAPQFETEAISHLLLAFGSLAIAIILGLPLGILCFWVPRLRAVVLQGLSLIQTIPSLALFGLLMLPLGYLATHVALAAAIGIRGIGTAPALIALVLYSLLPIVANTVVGLQGVDPSVRDAAAGMGLTRRQILVRIDMPLAFPVILTGIRIVLVQAIGMVTIAALIGGGGFGIFIFQGLGQTAMDLVLLGAVPTVFFAFSSAVILDAVIDSIRGPAA from the coding sequence ATGGAAGAAACCTCAGCGGTCCGCAGGCTGGACCGGCTCGGCGTGGTTCTGGTGGCGGGCGGCATTGCGGCGACGGCACTGATGCCCTTCATCTACGTCAAGGCGAACCGCATCGCCGCCGGCAAGCCGATGCTGCTGACGCAGCTTCTTCCCCAGCCCTCCGTCGTCATCCTGACCGCGCTTCTCATTCTCACCGCCTTCGCCGCGCTGTTTCTCCGCAGCGCAATGGCGCGGCTCGTCATCGCCACAATCTGCCTCGCGGCGCTGGTCGTTGCGATCGGCCTCACCTCGACTGCGGCGACGCCGCCCGGCAGCACCGTGGCGCGCATGACGCCCGGCGGCGGTTTCTGGGTGCTGTTTGCGGTGATCGGGCTCGTCATCTCCGATGCGCTGGTGAAGATAAGGCTGGCGCCGTGGATGCGGGTCGCAGCGCTTGCGGCCTATACGGCGCTGCTCTTCATCTCGCTTTCCTCCGGCCTGCTCGACAGCCTGTCGATCATGAAGGAGTTCTCGACGCGGGCGCCGCAATTCGAGACGGAGGCGATTTCGCATCTGCTGCTCGCCTTCGGTTCGCTTGCCATCGCCATCATTCTCGGCCTGCCGCTCGGCATCCTCTGCTTCTGGGTGCCACGGCTGCGGGCCGTCGTGCTGCAGGGCCTCAGCCTCATCCAGACGATCCCCAGTCTTGCCCTCTTCGGCCTGTTGATGCTGCCGCTCGGTTATCTCGCCACCCATGTGGCACTGGCCGCCGCTATCGGCATTCGCGGCATCGGCACGGCGCCGGCGCTGATTGCGCTGGTGCTCTATTCGCTGCTGCCGATCGTCGCCAACACCGTCGTCGGCCTGCAGGGCGTCGACCCCTCGGTGCGCGATGCTGCGGCCGGCATGGGGCTGACGCGCCGGCAGATCCTTGTCCGTATCGACATGCCGCTCGCCTTTCCGGTCATCCTCACCGGCATCCGCATCGTGCTGGTGCAGGCAATCGGCATGGTGACGATCGCCGCGCTGATCGGCGGCGGCGGCTTCGGCATCTTCATCTTCCAGGGCCTCGGCCAGACGGCCATGGACCTCGTGCTGCTCGGCGCCGTGCCGACCGTCTTCTTCGCCTTCTCATCGGCCGTCATCCTCGATGCGGTCATCGACAGCATCCGGGGGCCTGCCGCATGA
- a CDS encoding ABC transporter substrate-binding protein, translating into MLKKLALAVSLSAFAAGAAHAADVVVSSKIDTEGTLLGNVIALALEANGIKTQDRIALGATPVVRKAITAGEIDIYPEYTGNAGFFFNKADDAAWKNIDQGYELAKKLDYDANKIVWLTPSPANNTWALAVRNDVAEPNKLKSLTDFGKWVAGGGAAKLAASSEFVNSAGALPAFQTTYSFQLKPDQMVVLSGGDTAATIKAAADQTNGVNTAMVYGTDGAIEAAELTVLEDDKNVQQVYAPTPIIREEVLKANPKIEEVLSPIFKSLTADELRKLNAKIQVDGEPAKSVAEAYLKEKGFLK; encoded by the coding sequence ATGCTGAAGAAACTCGCACTCGCCGTCTCGCTCTCCGCCTTCGCGGCGGGTGCGGCCCATGCCGCGGATGTCGTCGTCTCGTCGAAGATCGACACTGAGGGCACGCTGCTCGGCAATGTCATTGCGCTTGCGCTCGAAGCCAACGGCATCAAGACGCAGGACCGCATCGCGCTCGGGGCCACGCCGGTCGTGCGCAAGGCGATCACTGCAGGTGAAATCGACATCTATCCCGAATATACCGGCAATGCCGGCTTCTTCTTCAACAAGGCCGACGATGCCGCCTGGAAGAATATCGACCAAGGTTACGAGTTGGCGAAGAAACTCGATTACGACGCCAACAAGATCGTCTGGCTGACGCCGTCACCGGCCAACAACACCTGGGCGCTCGCCGTGCGCAACGACGTCGCCGAGCCGAACAAGCTGAAGAGCCTCACGGACTTCGGCAAATGGGTTGCCGGCGGCGGTGCCGCCAAGCTTGCGGCGTCTTCCGAATTCGTCAATTCGGCCGGCGCGCTTCCCGCCTTCCAGACGACCTACAGTTTCCAGCTGAAGCCCGACCAGATGGTAGTGCTCTCCGGCGGCGACACGGCGGCGACGATCAAGGCGGCGGCCGACCAGACGAACGGCGTCAACACCGCCATGGTCTACGGCACGGATGGTGCGATCGAAGCGGCCGAACTGACGGTTCTCGAAGACGACAAGAACGTGCAGCAGGTCTATGCGCCGACGCCGATCATCCGCGAAGAGGTGCTGAAGGCCAATCCGAAGATCGAGGAAGTGCTTTCGCCGATCTTCAAGAGCCTGACCGCCGACGAGCTGCGCAAGCTCAACGCCAAGATCCAGGTGGACGGCGAGCCGGCAAAGTCCGTCGCCGAAGCCTATCTCAAGGAAAAAGGCTTCCTGAAGTAA
- a CDS encoding ABC transporter ATP-binding protein yields the protein MSMIEIRNVTKRYGAATVVDNVSMQVEKGSITVIVGTSGSGKSTLMRMINRLVPITEGEIFVGGQNVMDVEVTELRRRIGYAIQGHGLFPHRTVAQNIATVPQLLDWDSTRIARRVEELLGLFNLDPATFAEKYPHQLSGGQQQRVGVARALAAEPELLLMDEPFGALDPVIRGKAQDDLLAIQKQFGTTIILVTHDMDEAFHLGNQIAVMSEGRLLQCSTPEKILTEPADPFVQQLTGTSDRALKLMSLLPLKESMEPAKSGLTYTLPQSLSLRDALAEMIWQGVDEAAVQDGEKAPVGSISMTRLLELGRKA from the coding sequence ATGAGCATGATCGAAATCCGCAACGTCACCAAGCGTTATGGTGCCGCCACCGTCGTCGACAATGTCTCGATGCAGGTCGAAAAGGGCTCGATCACCGTCATCGTCGGCACGTCGGGTTCCGGCAAATCGACACTGATGCGGATGATCAACCGGCTGGTGCCGATCACCGAAGGCGAGATCTTCGTCGGCGGCCAGAATGTCATGGACGTCGAGGTGACCGAGCTTCGCCGCCGGATCGGCTACGCCATCCAGGGGCACGGCCTTTTCCCGCATCGCACCGTGGCGCAGAATATCGCCACCGTGCCGCAGCTTCTCGATTGGGATTCCACACGTATTGCCAGGCGCGTCGAGGAACTGCTCGGGCTGTTCAATCTCGATCCGGCGACCTTTGCCGAGAAATATCCGCATCAGCTTTCCGGCGGCCAGCAGCAGCGCGTCGGCGTCGCCCGGGCGCTCGCCGCCGAGCCGGAACTGCTGCTGATGGACGAGCCGTTCGGCGCGCTCGACCCTGTTATTCGCGGCAAGGCGCAGGACGACCTCCTGGCGATCCAGAAGCAGTTCGGCACCACGATCATTCTCGTCACCCACGACATGGACGAGGCCTTCCATCTCGGTAACCAGATCGCCGTCATGAGCGAGGGCCGGCTGCTGCAATGCTCGACGCCGGAAAAGATCCTCACCGAACCCGCCGATCCCTTCGTCCAGCAATTGACCGGCACCTCCGACCGGGCGCTGAAGCTGATGTCGCTGCTGCCGCTGAAGGAGAGCATGGAGCCGGCCAAGAGCGGGCTTACCTATACCCTGCCGCAGTCGCTCAGTCTGCGCGACGCGCTCGCCGAAATGATCTGGCAGGGGGTCGACGAGGCGGCCGTGCAGGACGGCGAAAAAGCGCCGGTGGGATCGATTTCGATGACGCGGCTGCTCGAACTGGGCCGCAAGGCATGA
- a CDS encoding zinc-binding alcohol dehydrogenase family protein, translating to MKAVVCREPGVLEIAERPSPAAPAPGWVRLAVSHVGICGTDYHIFEGKHPFLEYPRVMGHEVSATVLEAGDGVAMAVGTPVIVNPYLSCGQCVACIKGKPNCCTNIKVLGVHTDGAFCEEISVPAGNLYAAEGLSLEAAATVEFLAIGAHAVRRSMTGAGARALVIGAGPIGLGAAIFSRIAGHDVTLLDTSAERLQMASDRFGFISGIVANEQTADAVREKTDGDGFDVVFDATGYGPSMEKAFSFVAHGGALVLVSVVKDEIRFSDPEFHKREMTLIGSRNATRADFEHVAASIAKGLVPVDKLITHRTTLADAPRDLARWAHEKSGLIKAVIRVG from the coding sequence ATGAAAGCAGTCGTTTGCCGGGAGCCCGGCGTGCTCGAGATCGCCGAACGCCCTTCGCCCGCCGCACCGGCGCCCGGCTGGGTGCGGTTGGCCGTCAGCCATGTCGGCATCTGCGGCACGGATTATCACATCTTCGAGGGCAAACATCCTTTCCTCGAATATCCCCGGGTGATGGGGCATGAGGTCTCGGCGACGGTGCTGGAAGCCGGCGACGGCGTTGCCATGGCGGTGGGAACACCCGTCATCGTCAATCCCTATCTCTCCTGCGGCCAATGCGTCGCCTGCATCAAGGGCAAGCCGAATTGCTGCACCAATATCAAGGTGCTCGGCGTCCATACGGACGGCGCCTTCTGCGAGGAGATCTCGGTTCCCGCAGGCAACCTCTACGCCGCCGAGGGCCTGAGCCTCGAAGCGGCGGCAACCGTCGAGTTCCTGGCGATCGGCGCTCATGCCGTGCGCCGATCGATGACCGGCGCCGGTGCCAGGGCGCTCGTCATCGGCGCCGGCCCGATCGGGCTCGGGGCGGCGATCTTCTCGCGCATTGCAGGCCATGACGTGACGCTGCTCGATACCAGTGCCGAGCGGCTGCAGATGGCCTCGGACCGTTTCGGCTTCATCTCCGGCATCGTCGCCAACGAGCAAACGGCGGACGCCGTGCGGGAAAAAACCGATGGCGATGGTTTCGACGTGGTCTTCGATGCGACGGGTTACGGCCCTTCGATGGAAAAAGCCTTCTCCTTCGTCGCCCATGGCGGCGCACTGGTGCTGGTCAGCGTCGTCAAGGACGAGATCCGCTTCTCCGACCCCGAATTCCACAAACGCGAAATGACGCTGATCGGCAGCCGCAACGCCACCCGCGCCGATTTCGAGCACGTGGCCGCTTCGATCGCCAAAGGCCTGGTGCCGGTGGACAAGCTGATCACCCATCGGACGACGCTTGCCGATGCACCGCGCGATCTCGCCCGCTGGGCGCATGAGAAGAGCGGGCTGATCAAGGCGGTGATCAGGGTTGGTTAG
- a CDS encoding sugar ABC transporter ATP-binding protein: MIGLEEVSHRHDDSATLKEANRIPTGSPILELKGLQKNYGHVQALKPATLTFLAGEIHAIVGENGAGKSTLIKLLTGVITRTAGEVLWCGQPVGLSTPNEAIARGINAVHQEVVLCRHLTVAANLFLGDEVNRYGLMRKKQMEKLAQAVLDDLGFGLPAGALLSSLTIGQQQLVATARAAMRGTQFLIFDEPTAYLTRQESAQLFKLIRRLQGEGVTIVYISHRMEEVFELADRVSVLRDGTHVGTRLIGETNDAELIALMINRSIEQIYHKEEIAIGETIVEVRGLSGPGFEDVSLSVKAGQIVGLYGLIGAGRSEFALGLYGRQPTTAGDIQWMGKPVDIKNERTAMELGIALAPESRRDQGLCLNLPIGLNINLPVFGRLSHGPVINHARESANADRQIRDLSIKTPSRRVPASSMSGGNQQKIVIGKWLSHGARLFIFDEPTVGVDVGTKAEIYRLFAKLLKEGAGIILISSYLPEVYELADRLHVFRGGRIVASHDFHAATHEEVLSEAIGV; this comes from the coding sequence ATGATCGGACTGGAAGAGGTCAGTCATCGCCATGATGACAGCGCCACGCTGAAAGAGGCCAATCGCATCCCCACCGGATCGCCCATCCTCGAGCTCAAAGGCCTGCAGAAGAATTACGGTCATGTGCAGGCGCTGAAGCCGGCGACGCTGACCTTCCTCGCCGGCGAAATCCACGCCATCGTCGGTGAAAACGGCGCCGGCAAATCCACTTTGATCAAATTGCTGACCGGCGTCATCACCCGCACGGCCGGCGAGGTGCTGTGGTGCGGCCAGCCGGTGGGACTGTCGACGCCGAACGAGGCGATCGCCCGCGGCATCAACGCCGTGCACCAGGAGGTCGTGCTCTGCCGACACCTGACGGTTGCCGCCAACCTCTTTCTCGGCGACGAAGTCAACCGCTACGGCCTGATGCGCAAGAAGCAGATGGAGAAGCTGGCGCAGGCCGTGCTCGACGATCTCGGCTTCGGCCTGCCGGCCGGCGCGCTGCTCAGCTCGCTGACGATCGGCCAGCAGCAGCTGGTGGCTACGGCGCGGGCGGCGATGCGCGGCACCCAATTCCTGATCTTCGACGAACCCACAGCCTATCTCACCCGCCAGGAATCGGCGCAGCTCTTCAAGCTGATCCGCCGGCTGCAGGGCGAAGGCGTCACCATCGTCTATATCAGCCACCGCATGGAAGAAGTCTTCGAGCTTGCCGACCGCGTCTCGGTGCTGCGCGACGGCACCCATGTCGGCACGCGGCTGATCGGCGAGACCAATGACGCCGAGCTGATCGCGCTGATGATCAACCGCTCGATCGAACAGATCTACCACAAGGAAGAGATTGCCATCGGCGAAACGATCGTCGAGGTCCGCGGCCTTTCGGGCCCGGGCTTCGAAGACGTGTCGCTGAGCGTCAAGGCTGGACAGATCGTCGGCCTCTACGGGCTGATCGGCGCCGGGCGCAGCGAATTCGCGCTCGGGCTCTACGGGCGCCAGCCGACGACGGCAGGCGACATCCAGTGGATGGGCAAGCCTGTCGATATCAAGAACGAACGCACCGCGATGGAGCTCGGCATTGCGCTGGCGCCGGAAAGCCGCCGCGACCAGGGGCTTTGCCTCAACCTGCCGATCGGCCTCAACATCAACCTGCCGGTGTTCGGGCGCCTCAGCCATGGGCCGGTCATCAACCACGCGCGGGAATCGGCCAATGCCGACAGGCAGATCCGCGATCTCAGCATCAAGACGCCGAGCCGGCGTGTGCCGGCCTCCAGCATGTCGGGCGGCAACCAGCAGAAGATCGTCATCGGCAAGTGGCTGAGCCATGGCGCCAGGCTGTTCATCTTCGACGAGCCGACCGTCGGCGTCGACGTCGGCACCAAGGCGGAAATCTATAGGCTGTTCGCCAAGCTGCTGAAGGAGGGCGCCGGCATCATCCTGATCTCCTCCTACCTGCCCGAGGTCTACGAACTGGCCGACCGGCTGCACGTCTTCCGCGGCGGCAGGATCGTCGCGAGCCATGATTTCCACGCGGCGACGCATGAGGAAGTGCTCAGCGAAGCGATCGGCGTCTGA
- a CDS encoding copper homeostasis protein CutC: MTVLLEVCVDSADGLAAAIEGGAGRIELCSALELGGLTPLPSLMRIAARAPIPVYAMIRPHAGPFIFGRKDEEAMLLDIDAVRAAGLTGVVIGANRSDGTLDMPLIHRLRTHASGLGSTLHRAFDLVPDADQALEQAVELGCERILTSGCALKAPDGIETLKRLSAKAAGRISIMPGSGIRPANARAILQATGAREIHGSCSSPVESADPRAVAFGFEAKSSNRTDVAVVREMCRVIAAVG, from the coding sequence GTGACCGTCCTGCTGGAAGTGTGTGTGGATAGCGCCGACGGCCTCGCTGCCGCGATTGAAGGCGGCGCCGGCCGCATCGAACTCTGCTCGGCGCTGGAGCTCGGCGGCCTGACACCGCTGCCGAGCCTGATGCGGATTGCCGCTCGCGCCCCCATTCCCGTCTACGCAATGATCCGCCCGCATGCCGGTCCCTTCATCTTCGGCAGGAAAGATGAGGAAGCGATGCTGCTCGATATCGATGCCGTGCGCGCCGCAGGCCTCACCGGCGTCGTCATCGGCGCCAACCGGTCGGACGGGACGCTCGACATGCCACTGATCCATCGCCTGAGGACGCATGCCTCAGGCCTCGGCTCGACGCTGCATCGGGCTTTCGATCTGGTGCCGGATGCCGATCAGGCGCTGGAACAGGCGGTCGAACTCGGCTGCGAACGCATCCTGACTTCCGGCTGCGCGCTGAAGGCGCCCGACGGAATCGAAACCCTGAAACGCCTCTCGGCCAAGGCGGCCGGCCGCATATCCATCATGCCCGGCAGCGGCATCCGCCCCGCCAATGCCAGGGCGATCTTGCAGGCAACCGGTGCCCGCGAGATCCATGGATCCTGCAGCTCGCCTGTGGAAAGCGCGGACCCCCGTGCGGTTGCCTTCGGTTTCGAGGCGAAAAGCAGCAATAGGACGGATGTCGCGGTGGTCAGGGAGATGTGCAGGGTGATTGCGGCGGTGGGTTAG
- a CDS encoding ABC transporter permease, whose product MKLVVANLFRLAALALLLILLFRTEWLSFLLMPLTSNNAPAVYTQNSLASLAAGHLQLVVGSIACSAVLAVLGGIFVTRESGADFLPLSRAIANAGQTFPPVAVLALAVPATGFGAMPTLIALFLYGLLPIFENTVAGLKQVSPQVLDAADGMGMSATQRLLRVELPLALPLILEGLKVATVINIGTATIGSTVAAKGLGEVIIAGLISDNTAFILQGGLIVGLMAVLIYDAMGLVEAAITRRIGLCAA is encoded by the coding sequence ATGAAACTCGTTGTCGCCAATCTCTTCCGGCTGGCCGCACTCGCCCTGCTGCTCATCCTGCTGTTCAGGACCGAGTGGCTTTCCTTCCTCCTGATGCCGCTGACCAGCAACAATGCGCCGGCCGTCTATACGCAGAACAGCCTTGCGTCGCTGGCCGCCGGCCATCTGCAGCTCGTCGTCGGATCGATCGCCTGCAGCGCCGTACTCGCCGTGCTCGGCGGCATCTTCGTCACCCGCGAAAGCGGCGCCGACTTCCTGCCGCTGTCGCGGGCGATTGCCAATGCCGGGCAGACCTTTCCGCCGGTCGCGGTGCTGGCGCTCGCCGTCCCCGCCACCGGCTTCGGCGCCATGCCGACGCTGATCGCACTGTTTCTCTACGGCCTGCTGCCGATCTTCGAAAATACCGTCGCCGGCCTGAAGCAGGTGTCGCCGCAGGTGCTCGATGCGGCCGACGGCATGGGCATGAGTGCCACCCAGCGGCTGTTGCGCGTCGAGCTGCCGCTCGCTTTGCCGCTGATCCTCGAAGGGCTGAAAGTCGCGACCGTCATCAATATCGGTACGGCGACGATCGGCTCGACGGTGGCGGCAAAGGGCCTCGGCGAGGTGATCATTGCCGGGCTGATTTCCGACAATACCGCCTTCATTTTGCAGGGCGGGCTGATCGTCGGGCTGATGGCGGTGCTGATCTATGACGCCATGGGTCTTGTCGAAGCGGCGATCACGCGAAGAATCGGCTTGTGCGCGGCGTGA
- a CDS encoding ABC transporter permease: protein MTATPTEIAAPPPRRKMNILFGLTLIGLLVFLWVVLGLVTPSFWTPLNISNLLRQGAMTAILALGQTFVIITAGIDLSVGAIVGFCTVIIAWLLQAGVPLWGAIALTLLIGVAIGAFHGFGIVHMGLPPFIITLATLTSLRGIGLLITNGSTISITDESFSNFARADFLSIPSLFWMVILVAVPSFVFLHLSRWGRYLFAVGSNAEAARLSGVNVKGMIYLAYILSAGFAAFVGVLLASRIAIGNATQADGWELQAIASSVIGGTSLFGAVGSVHGPLIGAFILATINNGANLLNVNSFWQRIITGLLIIVIVFFDQLRRRKSN from the coding sequence ATGACTGCCACCCCCACCGAAATCGCAGCACCGCCGCCGCGCCGGAAAATGAACATCCTGTTCGGCCTGACCCTGATCGGCCTGCTGGTCTTCCTCTGGGTCGTGCTCGGTCTTGTCACGCCCAGCTTCTGGACGCCGCTCAACATTTCGAACCTGCTGCGTCAGGGCGCGATGACGGCGATCCTGGCGCTCGGCCAGACCTTCGTCATCATCACAGCCGGCATCGACCTTTCGGTCGGCGCGATCGTCGGCTTCTGCACCGTCATCATCGCCTGGCTGCTGCAGGCGGGCGTGCCGCTCTGGGGAGCGATCGCGCTGACGCTGCTGATCGGTGTGGCGATCGGCGCCTTCCACGGCTTCGGCATCGTCCATATGGGCCTGCCGCCGTTCATCATCACGCTCGCTACGCTGACATCGCTGCGCGGCATCGGCTTGCTGATCACCAACGGCTCGACGATCAGCATCACCGACGAGAGCTTCAGCAATTTCGCGCGGGCCGATTTTCTCAGTATTCCGAGCCTGTTCTGGATGGTCATCCTGGTGGCGGTGCCCTCCTTCGTCTTCCTGCATCTCAGCCGCTGGGGCCGCTATCTCTTCGCCGTCGGTTCGAATGCGGAAGCCGCGCGCCTTTCCGGCGTCAACGTCAAGGGCATGATCTACCTTGCCTATATCCTCTCGGCCGGCTTTGCCGCCTTCGTCGGCGTGCTGCTCGCTTCGCGCATCGCCATCGGCAATGCGACGCAGGCCGACGGCTGGGAACTGCAGGCGATCGCCTCCTCCGTCATCGGCGGCACCAGCCTGTTCGGCGCGGTCGGCTCGGTGCACGGGCCGCTGATCGGCGCCTTCATCCTCGCCACCATCAACAACGGCGCCAACCTTCTGAACGTCAACTCCTTCTGGCAGCGCATCATCACCGGTCTCTTGATCATCGTGATCGTCTTCTTCGACCAGCTGCGCCGCCGCAAGAGCAATTGA
- a CDS encoding LysR family transcriptional regulator, which translates to MHLGALFISHHVLTSGSVREIARRFELSPSTVSTAIRHLETALAIKLTERASGELVTLLASGGVLEGLTPITAAVGELGQFTGQAAAAADVSAAWAARIPVKIVTIERFLEVADQGSINRAARRLRLGQPQLSLQLANLEKFLGHRLFERQAQGSVLTEEGRGAYQIFTAISQAWNDLKSSADERYRRAARSLRIGSIIPTGSESWVARCLGSLVSEWNARRSNNAISLVSMTADDLREALKSGRIDVAILDSVFGLESFRHRELLQTDMVVIAPPDSTGTTVADLVAGHAICMPSPRTGLGHAAMAFSDERAPNRRWRSRDITAADSLPVIVDLVANHGYVSFLGRVSAMPIADKVRIVDLDEHLPMSYHVAFNHRKAAADACAVIIEAAARLTSEAVAQTMARAEARESAA; encoded by the coding sequence TTGCATCTCGGCGCCCTGTTCATAAGCCACCATGTCCTGACGTCAGGCTCGGTCCGCGAGATCGCGCGCCGCTTCGAGCTGTCGCCTTCCACCGTCTCGACGGCGATCCGCCATCTCGAGACCGCGCTGGCGATCAAGCTGACGGAACGCGCCTCCGGTGAACTGGTGACGCTGCTTGCCAGCGGCGGGGTGCTGGAAGGCCTGACGCCGATCACCGCTGCGGTCGGCGAACTCGGTCAATTCACCGGTCAGGCCGCCGCGGCCGCCGACGTCTCTGCGGCCTGGGCAGCCCGCATCCCCGTCAAGATCGTCACCATCGAGCGTTTTCTCGAAGTCGCCGATCAGGGTAGCATCAACCGTGCCGCCCGCCGCCTTCGCCTGGGTCAGCCGCAGCTTTCGCTTCAGCTTGCCAATCTGGAGAAATTTCTGGGTCACCGCCTGTTCGAGCGGCAGGCGCAGGGCTCGGTGCTGACGGAGGAGGGCAGGGGCGCCTACCAGATTTTCACGGCGATCAGCCAGGCGTGGAACGATCTGAAGTCGTCGGCCGACGAGCGGTATCGCCGTGCCGCCCGCTCGCTGCGCATCGGCTCGATCATCCCCACCGGCTCGGAAAGCTGGGTGGCGCGCTGCCTGGGCTCGCTGGTCTCCGAGTGGAATGCGCGGCGCAGCAACAATGCGATCTCGCTCGTTTCTATGACCGCCGACGATCTGCGCGAGGCGCTGAAGAGCGGCCGCATCGATGTGGCAATCCTGGATTCGGTCTTCGGCCTGGAGAGCTTTCGCCATCGCGAATTGCTGCAGACCGATATGGTGGTGATCGCGCCACCTGATAGTACCGGAACCACAGTCGCCGACCTCGTCGCCGGCCACGCCATCTGCATGCCGAGCCCGCGCACCGGCCTCGGCCACGCGGCGATGGCCTTCAGCGACGAGCGGGCGCCCAACCGGCGCTGGCGCAGCCGGGATATCACCGCGGCGGATTCGCTGCCCGTCATCGTCGACCTCGTCGCCAATCACGGTTACGTCTCCTTCCTCGGCCGGGTCAGCGCCATGCCGATCGCCGATAAGGTGCGCATCGTCGATCTCGACGAACATCTGCCGATGTCCTATCACGTCGCCTTCAACCATCGCAAAGCCGCCGCCGATGCCTGCGCCGTCATCATCGAAGCGGCGGCGAGACTTACATCGGAAGCCGTCGCGCAGACCATGGCGCGCGCCGAAGCCAGGGAGAGCGCCGCGTGA